Below is a window of Humulus lupulus chromosome 9, drHumLupu1.1, whole genome shotgun sequence DNA.
agtcaggccagAACATCCTTGATTTGCTGGTTacctattgctagctggctcctcaactgagcgttctccatctccaccgtcgtgtaataacacgggtttggattaggtggccagggggccgaacttccggtgtcatcttggcccaccggctgctttcctAGCCGTTGCTGGGCCTCAGGGACTTGTTCGCCAGGGgcggcagtatgatgagcctcctgcccatcatgttgttctgtctcgttaccgtgcctggatcgagtagtcaccatagttggatgtttgcaactgcactaatcgaactttgctctcaatgaaagcaccaaactgttgacgcggttcttcgccaacaggtaatttaagaaaagaagagaaatggattagtgctaataatgaaccgaaacagatatgtgatcttagaaaatgaaagaggtgactcaagacacgtttttttttaagtggttcaaaggttaaaatccttctactccactagtcaatattattgctctattctgggtatatgattgCAGGATATTTTTTACAAGAGatcatccaacccctattaattcccagggtctccatatttataggagaaggcacctgggagttggtaagaaggtcatcccgtgaccttcttacctatcatatcaactctgtgacattcatgattaattcctaaacctgacacataagtgtggtcaaatcaataggtaaggagataatgggccgcacggcccaacccagtcgtgggtgtctgaatacgcacgttcctactgcatgtccgagaagtcagggacatatcagacacgtgatgtctgatatatgcatgtttatcttacgtgtgttgactttacaaaggggtcatagcctccatatccagctcgtaccacgagctgaacACTTAACTtgaccttcggccttcaaagtCTGGACTCAAGTCTAAGGCAATCTTTGCGAACCCTTGGGtcacctcgagctaaggaggtacgaccttatgacgaaAGCTCCGTACTTGGGGAGGTCCACGAGATAagcatgattaggccgcagctcagctcactaatcagcccgtgggaaaatcaaggCATACAGAGACAATGAACAAGTTAATAGTTTTAATTTAGTGGACtactttttttttatgtttattacattagtggagacaattaattaactaatagttttaattttaattaatttagtacaaatgaatttttaatttatttttcaataattaataaattaatataatttaaaataaataatatattaaaattaaaattattaaataataaataatttaatttttattaaataataattaattaaaattaaaaaaaaattaatattacttTTCCTGGTGCAATATTGTGCTGACAAAAAATTGGGTAACTAAAAAGCACTAACTTTTGCGAGcgcaattttaaaattttttccGGCACAATGTAATGCGAGAAAAGGTTAAAGTTTTTCcaattacgtcggcaaaagtgTTTTCTCCTATTGTGTGGAAAGGGCTTTTTCTCTGCGTGCCCCTCCTTTGTCGGGCCATTATTGCTCCGGTAAAAGTTGCATTTGCCGGCGCTTTTTATTTTGCATTTGACAAAAATCCTAGTACCGATGGAGCTTCGCTGTCACTATTTCTCAGCGCAAAAACAAACTGGCCAAAGTCTTTTTGTAGTGGTTTACAATTTCTCCACCAaattttcctatatatatatataaatgtatatatacatctcactatatatatacaaatatatgaaAAGAAAAACTCAACAATATCATTAAATTTGTGGGGCCAAAAATAAATCATAACAAAGGAAATTAACACTACAACATCAATCACCTTCACATGGTTTACATATACAGTAATATAATGCTGCCATTAAATTGATATATATGACAATCAATATCATCACTAACAATCAATCAAGTTAGAAAAGAAGTCATGATCTATCTGAAGAACCTGATCATCATCATGATCAAGATGATGATGATCATAATTATTGATGACATTCTTATCATATTGAGGGTTATCAGAAAAGCTTGAGCAGCTTCTTCCATCTCGCTCTTGTTCTTGATcagtagtagttgttgtagtagtaCAGTAAGAAGAAACAacattattattatgaatattattatcataataaataGTATTGGTATTGTTATTGGTTAATTGCAGAGCTTGGCGAGCCATGTCGAGCTCACCACGAAGCACTCGAACCTCTCTCTCGAGCCGTCTCTTCTCGGCCAAAGCAGTGTCCAGCCTATGCTGGAGAGTGGTGCAGTCCACCTCAAGGCTCTGCGTCCGCCACCTTGCGCGCTTGTTCTGGTACCACACGGCCACCTGCCGAGCCGGGATGCCGAGCTGCTCCGCAAGCTGGTGCTTGTGCTCCGACTCTAGCTTCTTGTCGTAGTTGAAGTCTCTCTCTAAAACCCTCACTTGGTCTTCGTTTAACCTCCTCTTGTTCATGTTCTGCACTACTACTTTTGATGAACCTTTTTGGTTTTGTATTTGGtccataatatgaatatatatatatatagagagagagagagagagattagctTGTATATATAAGGGTTTTGTAGACTCTTTTAGTGTgtcgagaaagagagagaaaaagagatcTATTCTAAAAAGGGTTTGATTTGGTTGAGATTATTATGAAGAATTTATTAGATTCAAATATAGGTTTGTATAATTTGCATTAGGTCTTGTCTTCACGTGGAAGTGGTCCTACTTAAAAGAGAAATAtactaaaatatatattatctatttatatacatatatatagcaaCTAGCAGCCAACAGCAGTCAGTTTTGGCTTTCTTTATTTTCTTGAACAATGTTCTCgtcttttatgtatatatatatataaatatatacatatgaaattgttgaagagatctcctttaaaaaaaaaaaaaaaaaaaggaatagaGGTTTAAAAGTCAAAATTctcatataaatattaaaatgttaAAAGAAACCTATTATTAGAAGTCTTTCAAGAAATGGTTAATTAAAGGGTTATTATATAATTGATGTGTTGCACGGCCGAAAGAGTGCACTATATGGTATTTTTGACATTTAATGACCAAGTTCAGATTTTCTTCAtagtaatgatatatatatatatatgattatatataatatcaatgtttgttgcaaaatatttcaaatttaagGTAGAAAACAAAAACATTTGTGCGTGAGATCATCAATGTGGTGTTAAGTATGGAAAACTCATCTATATTTCAATGTATGTATAGAGAAATGTAAATAGTAGTGGCAACAAGAATACCTTCAATAATTCCTCATTTAGaattatcattatatatatatattaaaacatCTTActttaacaaataataataatacaaaagtAAACAAACACTCAAATAAGCTTTATACattcttttaataaaaataatgctaatttaaaaaaaatagaatcataCTATCAATGTTTAAATTATTTacatattattaatatatataatagagcAATCACCATATTCGAATTAGTGATGCACATGGGGTGGGGAATTGGCAGGGAGTGCTCCCCCCTCCCCGTCCCCACTCCATCCCTACTTATTCCCCGTCAGAAACAGAGTGGGGAATCACCTATTGGGTCGGAGAATCCTCAcgggaacccatttatttaaaaaataaatttttaattaaaattttaaaataaaaatcgtaaattatatgtaaattaaaatattgcacaatatttattatttaaaatattaaacactatcctaaataaaattttaaatattaaaaaagttactactatactacaaaaacacataaataaaaatataaaatacatacaaaatattataaaaatttaaacgggcCCCGTCGGGGCGGGGAGTGATATCTCCGTCCCTGTCCCATTTaacattcaaaaattgaaaattatCCCCGTCGCCACCCCGTTCCCCATTTAGATGGAGATTCCCCACCCCATTAGGGGCGGGTCCCCACAGGGCTCATTTCCCATAAGGAAAATGCGCATTCCTAATTCGAATCAGTCATTGCAATGCTCTCATTCGATGAAATTAACATTTATCTATAAGTAtgaactaaaaaaaaattggacctttatttttttatgtaaattaatatatgataattaaaaagtaaattataacGAAAGTGAAGTTATATGAGTATGTAGATATATATTGCAAACGAAAGCAAATATGAGTATGTAGATATATATGTCACCCCAAATTTGTATAACTATTTTGACCAAAACAAAGTGAagttaattaatataaaatataggAAAGTTTGACACATCTCTATCAATTTCTTGATTCTTGAACTAGAAAGCAACTTAGGCAAGTAGCAAGTAGCAAGTAGCAAGTAGCAATGGCCCcaacatttctttttttttttcttcccatAATAATTGGAATGAAAAGTTGACCACTTTAGACAAAGTCTTGAATATTATCTTGTCTTTTAGGAGCTGTGGTAAATTGACCACTATTTTCTCTATGGTTTAAGCGATGATATCATGGTTTACGAAAATACATacacataaaaatataatatatatatatatatgtacatgttTCTCTATATCGATTTCAACTAAAGATTTTTTAGCCTTAAATTCAATTATTGGTTGGTTTATGTGACCTCATTAAGCAATTTGTGTATGATAATTACATGTCGATATGATGTAAAAGATGATCAAAAGCAAAAGCTGATTATGACATAAAATTTTCCAAACAACTTATCATCATATAGATATAATTTCTAACTTGGAAGGATTTATTTGAAATCTCTTCcaatataataagtgtgtagataacggaaattcttagttttaacagttttttatttttttagtgttaactttaacggaatattcttatatttaacagaatatttttatatttaacagtagtttgtaaacacttaaacttaaataaaataaaataattaattaaaaaattaaaataggatattttttagatattttacaatgataattatttaaaaataataaataattaaacaaattaaaatatgatatttttgagatattttacaatgataattaattaaaaataataaataattaaacaaataaaaatataatatttttaagatattttacaatgataattatttaaaaataataaaatcatatgttttataacttaaataaaatttaattaaacttaaactcacgtattaaaataatatcatattaaacatataatataatctactgtgaattagcaacaaattttttttttaaaagtaacaagaaacttaaatttaaaatctacatataatatttaatattacattaaacatataatatataatctcttgttatcactcacaaattaaaaaactagaacaattataaacttaaacaaaaaaaaaaatatttaattaaaataggatatttatttgaaatttatgacattaatataaatttaataaaaataattaataagttttataaataaaactaaaaaattgtgcatattgcacgttgtttgtatctcttctatataataagtgtgtagataacataaattcttgtTTTTaacgatttttattttttttaatgttaattttaacagaatattttcatatttaacaaaatattcttatatttaagggTAGTTTGTGAACACTTAAgcttaaatcaaataaaataaataattacaaaaattaaaatatgatatttttgagatttttataatgataattatttaaaaataataaataattaaatttattaaaatatgatatttttgagatattttacaatgataattacttaaaaataataaataattaaacaaattaaaatatgatatttttgagatattttataatgataattatttaaaaataataaaatcatacgttttataacataaataaaatttaattaaacgtaaactcacttattaggataatatcatattaaacatataatataatttactgtcaattagcaacaaattgattttttttaaaaaaactagcaagaaacttaaatttaaaatccacatataatatttaatattacattaaatatataatatataatctcttgttgtcactctcaaattcaaaaactagaacaaacataaacttatacaaaaataaataaactatttaagtaaaataagatatttatttaaaatgtatatggcattaatataaatttaataaaaataattaacaaattttataaataaaactaagcaaatatgTATATTGCACATTGCTTTTGTATCTTGTATATAATAAAAACCATGAAATAAATagagataatatatatatatataataaaacctTATCTATTTACAAAATGAGAAAAGAATTCTGTATGCATCTAGACCCTTTTTAACTCATAAGACACATTATTTTATGAAGCTATATTTCCCTTCGAGTTATCTTTTTATATATACTAATCAAATAAAACTTAAAGGTACAATTTTGCTATACACTCAAAAAATATTACTCATAGATTTTATACATTCcctttgttaaataaaataatatctaatcataatttaccacaaatatataattaaaaatatatttaatgacaatgactttgtattttttttattattaatattttatatagtATTGATgctattataatatatatttttagttataattttttatttaatttttagggTTAAATTATGAGTCTCTTGGTAAAATAGCCTAttttttaaaagttattttacatcgaacctagttttgataattttttgcaaataaaattattttagtaccaatatatataaataatccAATAATATTTGATATATATGGAATACTAATAACAATGAAtaatgaatatataaatatatatatattatgagaaaaatataatagaaacttTGTAAATTAGATATAGGTCAATTCCTATAGTTGTTTTCTCTTGCTATTATCTAGTGTAGTGTTTTAGCTTTGTTTAGGTTACATAAACTTGCAATTTTCATATATTCACAGCAGCCCTTGTCGTTTTCTaccattatataaaaatatatatatataaacatttttATATATAGATCTTCTCTTCGAAAATAATCTCATTTTCTTTGTTGACTTCTTCTTTCACAGTCTAATAGCTAGCCACATCGTCCTTTGACCAGTTGCCTCGTTTAAATGCAGTTTGCTTGATCAAACATTGGAACAAAATTTTGTAGCAAGAAAAAATCAAAATCTCTGCAacaattacatttttttttcagaaaaaaaaaaaaaagaggaagaagaaaaagtcAAATAAACCAAGGTATACGAATTTTTTTTTGTACTCGAATTATCCAATATCTCTGTTTGCGACTATCTGCCTATAATTTTTGTTCTTGATCATAAATTTAGGTTGAGTGCTTAGTTATTtaataagaatattaattatgaaataaaagtattttttatataaaaaattatgataaTCATGCTTATAGATAAACAATTAATATGCCTTTGAAATATACTCcactaattttataaaaattaaagaaaattaatttGTTGATGGTATAagagttttttttattaaagttattttcttttaatatttttagttatttattatgatgttgtacgccctgtttttcccatgggctgattagcgagctgagctgcgggaCTAATCACGGTTATCTCGTGGACGCCCCCGCAACCGGAGCTGGGtcgtaagatcatacctccttagctcgaggtaatctAAGGAGTCGCCTCTAGTTGCTTAATGAcagagtccgggctctgaagACCGAAGGTTGAGTCAAGCATCCAGCCCGTAGTACGAGCTGGGGGTGAAGGCTCTGatcctttataaagtcagccacgcaaggtaaacgtgcatatatcagacatcacttgtctgatatatccctgacttctcggacacgcagcaggagcgtgagtattcagacacccacgattgggttgggccgtgcggcccattatctccttaccaattgatttgaccacacttatgtgtcaggtttaggaattaatcatgaatgtcacagagttgatatgataggtaagaaggtcacgggatgaccttcttaccaactcctaggtgtcttctcctataaatatggagaccctgagagttaaaaagggttggattctctcttgtaagaaataccctgtaatcgtatactcagaatatagcaataatattgactagtggagtagaagaattttaaccttcgaaccacttaaaaaacgtgccttgagtagccatttcattttcctaagatcatatatctatttcggttcaactttaagcactaatctctttctctccttttcttaattacctgttggcgaagaaccgcgtcaacagtttggtgctttcattgagagcaaattcgattagtgctgttgcaaacatccaactatggtgacaactCGGTCCAGGCACGGTAATGAGGcagagcaacatgatgggcaggaggctcatcatactgccatccctggcgAACAAggtcctgaagtccagcagcggcccgggaaacagccggcgggccaagatgatactggtagttcggagCCTCGAccgcctaatccaaacccgtgttattacacggcggtggagatggagaacgctcagctgaggagccagttagcaacagctagccaaCAAATCAAGgatatgctggcccgactaccccctctcacaaccgacgctaacgtcggagagaggcaaggtgaggcttctAAGTCTCGCCGGGATAATCGGTCCAGGCGTAGCCGCTCAGACAGACTTCTGACGCCCAACTCCatcccttcatcacaccatcgagaggcagattccagaggaatgcctagagccgaacaacagcaatacagccgttcggtcaggacgtcgaatcctagctcccaaccatcatcgaggacgcccagaagagctcgaggaaattctcgaaggagatccggaGCAAGCTCACGACATCAGCCCATTCCCAACAACCATCCTGCGCCTCGTTCAGATCGCCTAGCGCGGAACCAGCAGGTTGGCAAGGCCGAAAGGCCCCctccaaacttgatccgtcctgacggaaccaggatagCCTCCccaatcaggcatcctccttctccaatcagatacccgtctcctcctcggcccgtccgagacatcccaacctatgggagtagtaggagaaatccgCCATCGgcaggaccttcccggcgtagcagggcgccgagggaaagcccagatcctcagcaccaGAGGCGGACTACAAgtctatctagcaggagccattggaccggcactcgccggagtgatctctttGGGGGAGACCTACGCCAGCGtctgagttcggcgcaaagtcatcaaaccacccagggaggcgacctgcgagatcgcctcaactctcatagaggggaacaagcaggaggagatggccatgctcgctcaaggggggctctgtccgaagtacgtaacggggggaatgtcccaaataacctatctcaagataggaggggcaataacacaccaaatatgtacaatggatccggagctgttgaacagccccggaataaccaaggacatcaagaccaaaccctcgaacacttgacccagatggaggagctgatgaggaagctcctatcagaaaaagaaaaagacgattatgattcgggggacgagatggaactcttcgcccccagcatagcagcaacggcgtacccatctggtttccgtatgccccacttgtcaaagttcaatggggacggagacccatcggaccatctagggatgttcaacaccctgatgatggcccacaacattggccccgagctgagatgtttaatcttcccttccacactgactggacctgccaggcagtggttcaagcaaagtaaaagacagtcaatcaactcctggaagactttctcagcagatttcaaaagggcattccgagccttccaggccgcccgtgttcaggccgactcacTGGCTAACGTAAGatagcagcccggtgagactctgaaggcctacttgagcagatttgcgaacgtcgctgctcgggccagagatgcagatgatagctccaaactcatggccatgagaactggaatcctcatcggaggagatctctggaaggatatacaaaggaagggagtcagctcggttaacgaattccttaacagggcccaagaatggataaacttggaggaagccgaagcctcagctgcgggaaccatcCAGGTCCCCGAACatcccgctggagtggggacggaggtcatggcagcgacccagaacgtcacacagaacaaccagctcggtggaggcaaaagaaagggcaatGGTGAGGGCAGCcaacacggccaaaagaagaataagtccatagacaagtttaagcctgtcttcgcgacttataccgagctcacccagtctagggagaatatcttcctagctaactctgctCGAGTCCCTTGGAAAAGGCCgtagccattaaagcaccacaaggggaagagagacgcctccaagttttgccgctttcacaacgatgtcGACCACAACatcgacgattgtaggcatttgaaagatgagatcgagactctcattcgagccggccctttggctcaatacgcacggaacagggtcccagcaagtcgacctgctccggaaatCCCGGCCAATCAGCCCGGGTCTCGAGTAGACCAGGATGTTCCTCCTcctgtggtaggaggagagatatccaccatctctggaggtccacaCATGGCCGACACGAGCAGAgtcgcccagaagagatacgtgaacgaactaaaggctcataacggagtggagttcgttctgaagcagcgcctgccaaagcagcagcgattggagaagcaaccaatcatttttacagaggaagatgcgggccatgtccagttccctcacaatgaccctctggtcgtagtagtccagctcgccaaccggagagtgaggcggatactgatagacaacgggagttcggtgaacctcttattccgatccaccttagagaagatgggtttgactgtcgccgagctgaaggcgacctccatgatgttgtatggtttttcgggagaaggttcagcagcgatagggacgatcgaacTGGTGATTACCCCAGgcgaaggatctcggacagtctctgagctcctcgagttcgtggtcattgactgctctgctgcctacaatgccattttggggcgacctacgctcatagccttcgaggccgtcacgtccattcgccacctcgcgatgaaattccctacttcgacgggaatctgcactatccatggtgatcagctcgctgccagggaatgctatagcatttccatgaagggaaagtctaaacccgggcagctggcaatggccatccaaggtgaagaggaatctcgggaaccctcggcggatcctgagattgaaaaacctcaaagcgtcgagggggaaaatgtcaatttaagtga
It encodes the following:
- the LOC133802110 gene encoding homeobox-leucine zipper protein ATHB-52-like, translating into MDQIQNQKGSSKVVVQNMNKRRLNEDQVRVLERDFNYDKKLESEHKHQLAEQLGIPARQVAVWYQNKRARWRTQSLEVDCTTLQHRLDTALAEKRRLEREVRVLRGELDMARQALQLTNNNTNTIYYDNNIHNNNVVSSYCTTTTTTTDQEQERDGRSCSSFSDNPQYDKNVINNYDHHHLDHDDDQVLQIDHDFFSNLIDC